From the genome of Mesorhizobium japonicum MAFF 303099, one region includes:
- a CDS encoding alpha/beta hydrolase family protein: MAFRFLSPLHGFLAAVSVLCLAGQANALELKPFKDDLFAYPATLSTGDGGAYTVIDYREMRDINQRDVVPEKRVHPQYTDTGVRKVQQDLMLKTDAGDVRHVAVGKTEGAALIVLYLHGQGGSRKQGVDDFTFGGNFNRLKNLMADNGGLYLSPDFPDFGDKGAAQVAALIDHYAEQSPGAKIFVACGSMGGALCWKLAARNDTGRRINGLLLLGSLWDESFLASPAFRRHIPVFFGQGSHDVVFPVVNQEAFFRSIIARSKAYPYPTRFVRFETGTHGTPIRMVDWRSTLNWMLSKAP, from the coding sequence ATGGCTTTTCGTTTCCTTTCTCCCCTCCACGGGTTTCTGGCTGCGGTATCTGTTCTTTGCCTTGCCGGCCAGGCCAATGCTCTCGAACTAAAACCCTTCAAGGACGATCTCTTCGCCTATCCGGCGACATTGTCGACCGGCGACGGCGGCGCTTACACGGTCATCGACTATCGCGAGATGCGCGATATCAACCAGCGCGACGTGGTGCCGGAAAAGCGCGTGCATCCGCAATATACCGACACCGGCGTGCGCAAGGTGCAGCAGGATCTGATGCTGAAGACCGATGCCGGCGATGTCAGGCATGTCGCCGTCGGCAAGACGGAAGGCGCCGCCCTCATCGTGCTCTACCTGCACGGGCAGGGCGGCAGCCGCAAGCAGGGCGTCGACGACTTCACTTTCGGCGGCAATTTCAACCGGCTCAAGAATTTGATGGCCGACAATGGCGGGCTTTATCTCTCGCCGGATTTCCCCGATTTCGGCGACAAGGGCGCTGCACAGGTCGCGGCCTTGATCGACCACTATGCCGAACAATCGCCTGGCGCGAAAATCTTCGTCGCGTGCGGCTCGATGGGCGGCGCGCTGTGCTGGAAGCTTGCCGCCCGCAACGATACTGGCCGGCGCATCAACGGGCTGCTGCTGCTCGGGTCTTTGTGGGACGAGAGTTTTCTCGCCAGTCCCGCCTTCAGGCGCCATATCCCGGTCTTCTTCGGCCAGGGCAGCCATGATGTGGTGTTTCCCGTGGTGAACCAGGAAGCCTTCTTCCGCTCCATCATCGCCAGGTCGAAGGCCTATCCCTATCCGACCCGCTTCGTCCGCTTCGAGACCGGCACGCACGGCACGCCGATCCGCATGGTCGACTGGCGCAGCACGCTGAACTGGATGCTGTCGAAGGCGCCTTGA
- a CDS encoding aldo/keto reductase, with amino-acid sequence MHKRRLGRTDLLVTQICLGSMTWGQQNTEAEGHAQMDLAFSRGVNFIDTAELYPIPPKAETQGRTEKIIGSWMKAKGNRDKVILASKVVGRTANSWFRGDRPSQLVRADIFDAVDKSLAKLGTDYLDLYQIHWPERDIPWGANPTRIGAVARRADADGAPANETPIAETLGVFDELVKAGKIRHFGLSNESSWGVMRFLAEADKGVGPRVASIQNAYNLVNRTFEVNLAEVCEREQVSLLPYSPLAQGYLTGKYDHGARPQGSRSQLFNRGQRYETPNAAEVLLEYNELARSFGMEPALFANAYVSSRPFVTSNIIGATTIPQLEMALSSVDVVWTEEMQKAVDAIHQRVGNPCP; translated from the coding sequence ATGCACAAACGCCGTCTCGGTCGGACCGATCTTCTTGTTACCCAGATCTGCCTTGGTTCGATGACCTGGGGCCAGCAGAACACCGAGGCCGAAGGCCACGCGCAGATGGATCTGGCTTTTTCGCGCGGCGTCAATTTCATCGACACCGCCGAGCTCTATCCGATCCCGCCCAAGGCGGAGACGCAGGGGCGGACGGAGAAGATCATTGGCAGCTGGATGAAGGCCAAGGGCAATCGCGACAAGGTGATCCTTGCCTCCAAGGTCGTCGGCCGCACCGCCAACAGCTGGTTTCGCGGCGACAGGCCGTCGCAATTGGTACGTGCCGATATTTTTGACGCCGTCGACAAATCCCTGGCCAAACTCGGCACGGACTATCTCGACCTCTACCAGATCCACTGGCCGGAACGGGATATCCCCTGGGGTGCCAACCCGACGCGCATCGGCGCCGTGGCGCGGCGCGCCGATGCCGACGGCGCACCGGCCAACGAAACGCCGATCGCTGAGACGCTTGGCGTCTTCGATGAGTTGGTGAAGGCAGGAAAGATCCGCCATTTCGGCCTGTCGAACGAAAGTTCCTGGGGCGTCATGCGGTTTCTTGCCGAGGCCGACAAAGGCGTTGGCCCGCGCGTAGCGTCGATCCAGAACGCCTACAATCTCGTCAACCGCACCTTCGAGGTGAATCTTGCCGAGGTCTGCGAGCGCGAACAGGTGTCGTTGCTGCCATATTCGCCGTTGGCGCAGGGCTACCTGACCGGCAAATACGACCATGGCGCCCGACCGCAGGGCTCGCGCTCGCAATTGTTCAATCGCGGCCAGCGTTACGAGACGCCGAATGCAGCCGAAGTGCTGCTCGAATACAATGAACTGGCGCGCTCCTTTGGCATGGAGCCGGCGCTGTTTGCCAATGCCTATGTATCGAGCCGGCCGTTCGTCACCTCCAACATCATCGGCGCGACGACCATTCCACAGCTCGAAATGGCGTTGTCTTCGGTGGATGTCGTCTGGACAGAGGAGATGCAGAAGGCGGTGGACGCGATCCACCAGCGGGTCGGCAATCCCTGTCCCTGA
- a CDS encoding aspartate aminotransferase family protein yields the protein MSKTQTADQITEARRESHLFYLSSLRRPLIDRAEGIYMWTQDGRRFIDGSSGPMVANIGHSNRNVLDAMKRQMDRATFAYRLHFENEPAEELARELAKKLPEGMDRIFFVSGGSEATESCIKLARQWAVATGQASRWKVITRFPSYHGGTLGSLSITGDDALAETFEPMMRVMPTVPAPTAWRDRDNLSMEQRGVRYADMLEEKILAEGPESVVAFIMEPIGGAATAALVAPDSYYARTREICDHYGILLIHDEVMCGAGRTGKFLGGDHWNCKPDIVALSKGLGSGYAPLGALAAPMRLVQPLLASGGFQHGHTYAGNPLACAAGLAVLGEMDRLDLIANAAAMGDVLMDGLKGLAKRFPFIADVRGKGLLTGAEMVADPETLRPIEQGKKATQRLLDLAYERGLIIYGRRVKGGVDGDNFMVAPPMIVTSEQVGEIISIIGDSLEVLASELDLPVEGRG from the coding sequence ATGTCGAAGACCCAGACCGCCGACCAAATCACCGAGGCGCGCCGAGAATCGCATCTGTTCTACCTGTCCAGCCTGCGCCGGCCGCTGATCGATCGCGCCGAGGGTATCTACATGTGGACGCAAGACGGGCGCCGCTTCATCGACGGATCAAGCGGCCCGATGGTCGCCAATATCGGCCATTCCAACCGCAATGTGCTCGATGCCATGAAGCGGCAGATGGACCGCGCCACCTTCGCCTATCGCCTGCACTTCGAAAACGAGCCGGCGGAGGAACTCGCGCGGGAACTCGCGAAGAAACTGCCGGAGGGCATGGACCGCATCTTCTTCGTCTCCGGTGGCTCGGAAGCGACGGAATCCTGCATCAAGCTGGCACGGCAATGGGCTGTTGCCACCGGCCAGGCCAGCCGCTGGAAGGTGATCACGCGCTTCCCCTCCTATCATGGCGGCACGCTGGGTTCACTCTCGATCACCGGCGACGACGCCCTGGCCGAAACCTTCGAGCCGATGATGCGGGTGATGCCGACCGTGCCGGCGCCCACCGCCTGGCGCGACCGCGACAATCTTTCGATGGAGCAGCGCGGTGTCCGCTATGCCGACATGCTGGAGGAAAAAATCCTCGCGGAAGGACCGGAAAGTGTCGTCGCCTTCATCATGGAGCCGATCGGCGGTGCGGCGACTGCGGCGCTGGTGGCGCCGGACAGCTACTATGCGCGCACTCGCGAGATCTGCGACCACTACGGCATCCTGCTCATCCATGACGAAGTGATGTGCGGCGCCGGCCGCACCGGGAAATTCCTCGGCGGCGACCACTGGAACTGCAAGCCCGACATCGTCGCGCTGTCGAAGGGGCTGGGTTCTGGCTATGCCCCGCTCGGCGCACTGGCGGCCCCGATGCGGCTGGTGCAGCCGCTGCTTGCTTCCGGCGGCTTCCAGCATGGCCATACCTATGCCGGCAATCCGCTGGCCTGCGCCGCTGGGCTTGCCGTGCTCGGCGAAATGGACCGGCTCGACTTGATCGCCAATGCCGCCGCCATGGGCGACGTGCTGATGGACGGGCTGAAGGGGCTGGCGAAGCGCTTCCCGTTCATTGCAGACGTACGCGGCAAGGGCCTGCTGACCGGTGCCGAGATGGTCGCCGATCCGGAGACGCTGAGGCCGATCGAGCAAGGCAAGAAAGCCACGCAGCGCCTGCTCGACCTCGCTTATGAGCGCGGGCTGATCATCTATGGCCGCCGGGTCAAGGGCGGCGTCGACGGCGACAATTTCATGGTCGCGCCACCGATGATCGTCACCAGCGAACAGGTCGGCGAGATCATTTCCATCATCGGCGACTCGCTGGAGGTTCTGGCTTCAGAGCTCGACCTGCCGGTCGAAGGCCGGGGGTAA
- a CDS encoding DUF1993 domain-containing protein has product MTISMYEASVPVFSTRLKALSNVLAAAEQNALDRKIDPQVFLTARLAPDMFALTRQVQIATDHAKGAPSRLAGREVPKYEDNEASFADLEARIAKTLALLATFSAADIDGSDDKVIELKLGGRETTLAGMQYLLHVAMPNFYFHLTTAYDILRHNGVPLGKATFLGSR; this is encoded by the coding sequence GTGACGATATCGATGTATGAGGCATCCGTGCCGGTGTTTTCAACCAGGCTGAAAGCACTTTCCAATGTGCTGGCGGCTGCCGAACAGAATGCGCTTGACCGCAAGATCGACCCGCAGGTGTTTTTGACGGCGCGGCTTGCGCCCGACATGTTCGCTTTGACCCGGCAGGTGCAGATCGCCACCGACCACGCCAAAGGCGCGCCGTCGCGGCTGGCCGGCCGAGAGGTGCCGAAATATGAGGACAATGAGGCAAGCTTTGCCGATCTCGAGGCGCGGATCGCCAAGACGCTCGCGCTTCTGGCAACGTTCTCGGCCGCCGACATCGACGGTTCCGACGACAAGGTGATCGAACTGAAACTCGGTGGACGCGAAACCACGTTGGCTGGCATGCAGTATCTGCTGCATGTGGCCATGCCCAATTTCTACTTCCACCTCACCACCGCTTACGACATCCTTCGCCACAATGGCGTGCCGCTTGGCAAGGCGACATTTTTGGGATCGCGTTAA
- a CDS encoding cysteine desulfurase-like protein, translating into MVDFPIEAVRGQFPALSLTDKGRRRIYLDNPAGTQVPQAVADAVSRCLLTTNANLGGYFETTIAAQSVVDDAHRAMADFLGAASPEEIIIGANMTTLTYHMSRTLGRTLKPGDEIILTRMDHEGNVSPWLQLAEDLSLVVRWLPFDEKSWQVEEAALTGLLSDKTRLVALNYASNLTGSINRVKALTAIAKRAGALVYVDAVQFAPHGLIDVQDLGCDLLICSAYKFFGPHMGILWGRREIIDGLKPYKCRCSSNGLPERFELGTPQIELMAGLMAAVDYFAGLGVAAGEGGSRRQKIARAFEVSIAYENPLAQRLIDGLSDIPGLTIHGITDRKRLADRVPTVSFTVDGIVPETIVRQMNAENIFLWSGHNYAWEIVHQLGIPAEQGVVRIGIAHYNTAAEIDETLESVHRVIAMLRQQRS; encoded by the coding sequence ATGGTGGATTTTCCGATCGAGGCCGTGCGCGGACAATTTCCAGCGCTTTCCCTGACCGACAAGGGCCGCCGTCGCATCTATCTTGACAATCCCGCCGGCACGCAGGTGCCGCAGGCCGTCGCCGATGCGGTGTCGCGCTGCTTGCTCACCACCAATGCCAATCTCGGTGGCTATTTCGAAACGACGATCGCGGCTCAATCCGTCGTCGATGACGCGCATCGGGCGATGGCCGATTTCCTCGGTGCGGCGAGCCCGGAGGAAATCATCATCGGCGCCAATATGACGACGCTGACCTACCACATGTCGCGCACGCTCGGCCGCACGCTGAAGCCCGGTGACGAGATCATCCTCACCCGCATGGACCATGAGGGCAACGTCTCGCCGTGGCTGCAACTGGCCGAGGATTTGAGCCTCGTCGTGCGCTGGCTGCCATTCGATGAAAAGAGCTGGCAGGTCGAGGAGGCGGCGCTGACCGGGCTGCTGTCCGACAAGACACGGCTGGTCGCGCTGAATTATGCCTCGAACCTGACCGGTTCGATCAACCGGGTTAAGGCCCTGACCGCCATCGCAAAACGGGCCGGCGCCCTGGTCTATGTCGACGCCGTGCAGTTCGCGCCGCATGGCCTGATCGACGTGCAGGACCTCGGCTGCGATCTCCTGATCTGCTCGGCCTACAAATTCTTCGGTCCGCATATGGGCATTTTGTGGGGGCGGCGCGAAATCATCGATGGCCTGAAGCCCTACAAATGCCGCTGTTCGTCAAATGGCCTGCCGGAGCGGTTCGAGCTTGGCACACCGCAGATCGAACTGATGGCCGGCCTCATGGCGGCGGTCGACTATTTTGCCGGGCTGGGTGTAGCAGCGGGCGAGGGTGGTTCGCGCAGGCAGAAGATCGCCAGGGCGTTCGAGGTTTCCATCGCCTACGAGAATCCGCTGGCACAAAGGCTGATCGATGGCCTGTCCGACATTCCAGGCCTGACTATCCATGGCATCACCGATCGCAAGCGGCTCGCCGATCGCGTGCCGACGGTGTCCTTCACCGTCGACGGCATCGTACCGGAGACGATCGTTCGACAGATGAATGCCGAAAACATCTTCCTGTGGTCCGGCCACAACTACGCCTGGGAGATCGTCCACCAGCTCGGCATTCCGGCCGAGCAGGGCGTTGTGCGCATCGGCATCGCGCACTACAACACGGCGGCCGAAATCGACGAGACGCTGGAGAGCGTGCACCGGGTCATCGCCATGCTCAGGCAGCAGCGCTCCTGA
- a CDS encoding GNAT family N-acetyltransferase, whose protein sequence is MTDKVQTKTSDIVIRPGRIDDAETIHAALLKLGAHIGAHQEITSTSDDLRRYGFGDKPAFSTLIAEVGGEFAGLCLYFPIFSTWMGRPGVYVQDLYVEDRFRGRKIGERLLRRVAAECRKEGGVYLRLSVDTDNEGAKAFYERLGIAWSSYEQTQKIIGDAFFAFADAPEEQE, encoded by the coding sequence ATGACAGACAAGGTCCAGACCAAGACCAGCGATATCGTCATCCGCCCCGGACGAATCGATGACGCCGAAACCATCCACGCCGCGCTTCTCAAACTCGGCGCCCATATCGGCGCGCATCAGGAGATCACGTCCACTTCAGATGATCTCCGCCGCTACGGCTTCGGCGACAAGCCGGCCTTCTCCACGCTGATCGCCGAAGTTGGCGGCGAATTCGCCGGTCTTTGCCTGTATTTCCCGATCTTTTCGACCTGGATGGGGCGGCCCGGCGTTTATGTGCAGGACCTCTATGTCGAGGACAGGTTCCGCGGCCGCAAGATCGGCGAGCGGCTGTTGCGGCGTGTGGCCGCGGAATGCCGCAAAGAAGGTGGTGTCTATCTCAGGCTGTCGGTCGACACCGACAATGAAGGTGCCAAAGCCTTCTATGAAAGGCTGGGCATCGCCTGGTCGAGTTACGAACAGACGCAGAAAATCATCGGCGATGCCTTTTTTGCCTTCGCCGACGCGCCGGAGGAGCAGGAATGA
- a CDS encoding DUF523 domain-containing protein, whose amino-acid sequence MERVLVSACLLGSHVRYNGSYRLDGHPVLTRWQAEGRVVQICPEVAAGFSTPRPAAEIHGTADAVLDGQGRVVEQTGSDVTALYLEAGQLALELARETGCRYAVLTDGSPSCGSSFVFDGSFSGKRVAGRGTTAALLEANGIRVFSEDSIGDLDALLNRPGSVETTA is encoded by the coding sequence ATGGAAAGGGTTCTCGTCTCCGCCTGCCTGCTCGGCAGCCATGTCCGCTATAACGGCTCCTACCGGCTGGACGGCCATCCGGTACTGACACGGTGGCAGGCGGAAGGACGGGTTGTGCAAATCTGTCCAGAGGTCGCCGCAGGCTTCTCCACGCCGCGTCCTGCAGCGGAAATTCACGGTACAGCCGACGCTGTGCTCGACGGCCAGGGTCGAGTGGTCGAGCAGACGGGAAGCGATGTGACTGCACTTTATCTCGAAGCCGGGCAGCTTGCACTCGAACTCGCGCGCGAAACGGGATGCCGCTATGCGGTTCTTACCGACGGCAGTCCGTCCTGCGGCAGCAGCTTCGTCTTCGACGGCAGTTTTTCAGGCAAGCGCGTAGCCGGTCGCGGCACGACCGCCGCTCTATTGGAGGCCAATGGCATTCGCGTCTTTTCGGAAGACAGTATCGGCGACCTTGATGCTCTCCTGAATAGGCCCGGTTCAGTGGAGACTACGGCCTGA
- a CDS encoding DUF1176 domain-containing protein, with the protein MRRVLLAATAFLSLTISGQAALAADDAPEAPYVDDRSSAEAVIRSLYSAINRHEFARAWGYYGDTKPAKDFDSFVKGYDGTDKVEVTTGAISDDGAAGSIFYNVPVAIRATDKSGGEKVFAGCYTLRQVNAQAQAAPPFDPIHIEKGALKPSTADFEAALPPSCGDGPPPPKKDTALEQARKAFLATYGDQCDKQFLGNEPEVFSIKYKDKDARPGDPDKEARLFRFSCSAAAYNESSVYYMTDELSEVRQLQFAEPKMDIRYENNNSDGKLLGMSIVGFETTGWAVNSDYDPDTHTITTFDKWRGVGDASDSGTYLFRNGDFSLVQYDVDASYDGQENPQTVVDYNTAP; encoded by the coding sequence ATGAGACGCGTCCTTCTCGCAGCGACTGCCTTTCTCTCCCTTACCATATCTGGCCAAGCGGCGCTGGCCGCCGACGACGCTCCCGAAGCACCCTATGTCGACGACCGATCGAGCGCGGAGGCGGTTATTCGCTCGCTCTACAGCGCCATCAACCGGCACGAATTCGCCCGCGCTTGGGGATATTATGGCGATACGAAGCCGGCTAAAGATTTTGACAGCTTCGTCAAGGGTTATGACGGTACCGACAAGGTGGAAGTCACGACCGGAGCTATTTCGGACGACGGAGCCGCCGGCAGCATCTTCTACAACGTCCCGGTCGCCATCCGTGCCACGGACAAGAGCGGCGGCGAAAAGGTCTTTGCCGGCTGCTACACGCTGCGCCAGGTCAATGCGCAGGCCCAGGCCGCGCCGCCCTTCGATCCTATCCACATCGAAAAGGGGGCGTTGAAACCCTCAACGGCGGATTTCGAGGCGGCGCTGCCGCCAAGCTGCGGCGACGGCCCGCCACCGCCGAAGAAGGATACGGCACTCGAGCAGGCCAGGAAAGCCTTCCTGGCGACCTATGGCGACCAGTGCGACAAGCAGTTCCTGGGCAATGAGCCGGAGGTATTTTCGATCAAGTACAAGGACAAGGATGCGCGGCCCGGCGATCCCGATAAGGAAGCCCGGCTGTTCCGTTTCTCCTGTTCGGCTGCGGCCTACAATGAAAGTTCGGTCTACTACATGACCGACGAATTGTCTGAAGTGCGGCAATTGCAGTTCGCCGAACCCAAGATGGACATCCGCTACGAGAACAATAACAGCGACGGCAAATTGCTGGGCATGAGCATCGTCGGCTTCGAGACGACCGGTTGGGCGGTTAATTCCGACTATGACCCAGACACCCATACGATCACCACCTTCGACAAGTGGCGAGGCGTCGGCGATGCCTCCGATTCGGGAACCTATCTGTTCCGTAACGGCGATTTCTCGCTGGTCCAGTATGACGTCGATGCCTCCTATGACGGGCAGGAGAACCCACAGACGGTCGTCGACTACAACACGGCGCCTTGA
- a CDS encoding 3-keto-5-aminohexanoate cleavage protein: MAPRKVIITCAVTGSVHTPSMSPYLPVTPDQIASDAIAAAEAGASILHLHARDPKDGRPTADPDVFMQFLPRIKQATDAVINITTGGSSLMTLDQRLAAPLRAEPEMCSLNMGSMNFALFPMLDKPREWQHEWEPKLLEATRDTIFKNTFADMEGVLERLGKGCGTRFEFECYDVGHLYSLAHFRDRGLVSGPLFIQFVLGILGGIGADPDNLVHMKRIADKLFGDSYQFSVLAAGRQQMPLISIAAAMGGNVRVGLEDSLYDGRQLAKSNADQVRRIRGILDGLSLEVATPAEAREMLALKGGDRVAF, encoded by the coding sequence ATGGCGCCGCGCAAAGTCATCATCACCTGCGCCGTCACCGGCTCGGTGCACACCCCATCGATGTCGCCCTACCTGCCGGTGACCCCGGACCAGATCGCGTCGGATGCGATCGCAGCGGCCGAGGCGGGCGCCTCGATCCTGCATCTGCATGCCCGCGACCCCAAAGACGGCCGGCCGACCGCCGATCCCGACGTGTTCATGCAGTTCCTGCCGCGCATCAAGCAGGCGACCGATGCGGTGATCAACATCACCACCGGCGGTTCGTCGCTGATGACCTTGGACCAGCGACTGGCCGCCCCATTGCGCGCCGAGCCCGAAATGTGCTCGCTCAACATGGGTTCGATGAATTTCGCGCTGTTTCCGATGCTCGACAAGCCACGGGAGTGGCAGCACGAATGGGAGCCGAAGCTCCTCGAAGCCACGCGCGACACCATTTTCAAGAACACCTTCGCCGATATGGAAGGCGTGCTCGAAAGACTGGGCAAGGGTTGCGGCACGCGCTTCGAATTCGAATGCTACGATGTCGGCCATCTCTATTCGCTGGCGCATTTCCGCGACCGCGGCCTGGTGTCGGGGCCGCTGTTCATCCAGTTCGTGCTCGGCATTCTGGGCGGCATCGGCGCCGATCCGGACAATCTCGTCCATATGAAGCGCATCGCCGACAAATTGTTCGGCGACAGCTATCAGTTCTCGGTGCTGGCCGCCGGCCGCCAGCAGATGCCGCTGATCTCGATCGCCGCGGCAATGGGCGGCAATGTCCGTGTCGGGCTTGAAGACAGTCTCTACGACGGCCGCCAGCTTGCGAAATCCAATGCCGACCAGGTGCGCCGCATCCGTGGCATTCTCGACGGCCTGTCGCTGGAGGTTGCCACGCCGGCCGAAGCGCGTGAGATGCTGGCGCTAAAGGGTGGCGACCGGGTGGCTTTCTAG
- a CDS encoding histone deacetylase family protein yields MKAFYAEEQKRHDPKAFLSSGAAQPNPEKPERVEKLLAGAKSAGCMIEQPRNHGLGPVSAVHTPEYLDFLEHIFERWQRIEGASAEVIPNIHPIARNGSYPASAVGQAGYHMADTACPISGETWQSALWSAWSAVEAAEAVMAGAPAAYALCRPPGHHAFADVAGGFCFINNSAVAAQVLRKQAARVAILDVDLHHGNGTQGIFYARPDVFTVSLHADPVRFYPFFWGHADERGEGPGLGYNFNLPLPRKSADAAFLEALGVAFQRIRAFSPDALVVALGLDAFEGDPFGGLSVTTPGFSRIGEAIGKLGLPSVVVQEGGYLCDALSDNLTAFLTGFGGKVR; encoded by the coding sequence ATGAAGGCCTTTTACGCCGAGGAACAGAAACGTCACGACCCCAAGGCCTTTCTTTCCAGTGGTGCGGCGCAGCCCAATCCGGAAAAGCCCGAGCGCGTCGAGAAATTATTAGCCGGCGCAAAATCTGCAGGCTGCATGATCGAGCAGCCGCGCAATCACGGGCTCGGCCCGGTCTCGGCAGTGCATACACCGGAATATCTCGACTTCCTCGAACATATTTTCGAGCGCTGGCAGCGGATTGAGGGCGCTTCGGCGGAAGTGATCCCCAACATCCACCCGATCGCGCGCAACGGCTCCTATCCGGCCTCGGCGGTTGGCCAGGCCGGCTACCATATGGCCGACACCGCTTGCCCGATCTCAGGCGAAACCTGGCAAAGCGCGCTGTGGAGCGCCTGGAGTGCGGTCGAAGCGGCGGAAGCAGTGATGGCTGGCGCGCCGGCAGCCTATGCGCTGTGCCGTCCGCCCGGCCACCATGCCTTTGCCGATGTCGCCGGCGGCTTCTGCTTCATCAACAATTCGGCGGTCGCCGCGCAGGTGCTGCGCAAGCAGGCGGCGCGGGTGGCTATTCTCGATGTCGACCTGCACCATGGCAACGGCACGCAAGGCATCTTCTATGCCCGGCCCGACGTGTTCACCGTCTCGCTGCATGCCGATCCGGTGCGGTTCTACCCGTTCTTCTGGGGTCATGCCGACGAGCGCGGCGAAGGCCCCGGCCTCGGCTATAATTTCAACCTGCCCTTACCGCGCAAATCCGCCGACGCGGCGTTTCTGGAAGCGCTTGGCGTTGCGTTCCAGCGCATCCGCGCCTTTTCACCGGATGCGCTGGTGGTGGCACTTGGCCTTGACGCCTTCGAAGGCGATCCGTTCGGCGGGCTCTCGGTGACGACGCCCGGCTTCTCCCGCATTGGCGAGGCGATTGGCAAACTCGGCCTGCCGAGCGTCGTCGTCCAGGAAGGCGGCTATCTCTGCGACGCACTCAGCGACAATCTCACCGCCTTCCTCACAGGTTTTGGCGGCAAGGTGCGGTGA